The Desulfovibrio sp. genome has a window encoding:
- the tssH gene encoding type VI secretion system ATPase TssH, translated as MINVNMKSLLAKLNTFCTNTLHNAAGLTVSRTQYEVTVEHFLLKCLEDTGADIPGVLRASGVDAGRLVAGLTDSLEDLKTGNSGKPTFSPLLVELFEDAWLVGSVDLGDSRIRSGAVLLAFLARPSFYGSGPYLDLLAPVNRESLLKDFWNLTKSSSEAKTASDGGVAPAGAPGAPASGEGSFIARFCQDFTAKAKSGGIDPVFGRDNEIRQIVDILARRRKNNPILVGDPGVGKTAVMEGLALRIALGDVPESLQNVSLINLDMGLLEAGAGMKGEFENRLRGVINEVKASEKPIIMFIDEAHTLVGAGGQAGGSDAANLLKPALARGELKTCAATTWSEYKKYFEKDPALARRFQMVKLDEPSVESTTLILRGLRDSYEKSHKVIIRDDAIKICAEYSDRYIAARFLPDKAIDLLDTSCARVKVNLSAKPASLEDAERGIQALEREKKAIERDKDNRIPVDEDRLKQVGKSIGELTKKAAELQAAWEKERQAADKVLEIREQIAQAADADKAKLEKELDKADKALKDLQGDAPMIQIEVNPDLVAQVVADWTGIPVGKVARDQAATIANLEDRLKKRIKGQDMALEVVAQVIKAAKSGIKNPDQPMGVFLLVGPSGVGKTETGLTLADILFGDERNVVSVNMSEFQEKHTVSRLIGSPPGYVGYGEGGMLTEAVRQHPYSVVLLDEVEKAHPDVLNLFYQVFDKGMLSDGEGKEINFKNTLIILTSNLATDVIQEMTKEGAQIPYDTLLAAVRPLLSQYFKPALLARMSVAPYEALSPDAMKNIVVLKLDKLAKMLLDNNKMKMTYTPKVVDAIAARCTEVETGARNIEYILNGNILPRMSQEILGHMTTGGLPGSVALDVAEDGSFKIDFA; from the coding sequence ATGATCAACGTCAATATGAAGTCCTTGTTGGCCAAGCTCAACACCTTCTGCACCAATACCCTGCACAATGCGGCCGGGCTCACTGTTTCGCGCACGCAGTACGAGGTCACGGTGGAGCATTTCCTGCTCAAGTGCCTTGAAGACACCGGTGCGGACATTCCGGGCGTGCTCAGGGCAAGCGGAGTCGATGCCGGAAGGCTGGTGGCCGGACTCACTGACTCGCTGGAAGACTTGAAAACCGGCAACTCGGGCAAACCCACCTTCTCTCCTCTCCTGGTGGAACTCTTCGAGGATGCCTGGCTGGTGGGGTCCGTGGATTTGGGCGACAGCCGCATCCGCTCCGGTGCAGTGCTTTTGGCCTTTCTGGCCAGGCCCAGCTTCTATGGTTCAGGGCCCTACCTGGACCTTCTGGCCCCGGTGAACCGGGAGAGCCTGCTCAAGGATTTTTGGAATCTTACCAAATCCTCCTCCGAGGCCAAGACCGCTTCTGACGGGGGAGTCGCTCCGGCGGGCGCGCCGGGAGCACCGGCGAGCGGGGAGGGCAGCTTCATCGCCCGCTTCTGTCAGGACTTTACTGCCAAAGCCAAGTCCGGGGGCATCGACCCCGTGTTCGGGCGCGACAACGAAATCCGCCAGATCGTGGACATCCTGGCCAGGCGGCGCAAAAACAACCCCATCCTGGTGGGGGACCCCGGCGTGGGCAAGACAGCGGTAATGGAAGGCCTGGCCCTGCGCATCGCCCTGGGCGACGTTCCCGAGTCGCTCCAGAACGTCTCGCTCATCAACCTGGACATGGGCCTCCTGGAGGCCGGTGCGGGCATGAAGGGCGAATTCGAGAACAGGCTGCGCGGGGTGATAAACGAGGTGAAGGCAAGCGAAAAGCCCATCATCATGTTCATAGACGAGGCCCACACCCTGGTGGGAGCCGGAGGGCAGGCCGGAGGCTCGGACGCCGCCAACCTGTTGAAGCCCGCTTTGGCGCGCGGCGAGCTCAAAACCTGCGCCGCAACCACCTGGAGCGAGTACAAGAAATACTTCGAGAAGGACCCGGCCCTGGCCAGGCGGTTCCAGATGGTGAAGCTGGACGAGCCCAGCGTGGAGTCCACCACCCTGATCCTGCGCGGCCTGCGCGACAGCTACGAGAAGAGCCACAAGGTCATCATCCGCGACGACGCCATCAAGATCTGCGCCGAATACTCCGACCGCTACATCGCGGCCAGATTCCTTCCGGACAAGGCTATCGACCTTTTGGACACGTCCTGCGCCAGGGTGAAGGTGAACCTCTCGGCCAAGCCCGCTTCCCTGGAGGACGCCGAGCGCGGCATACAGGCACTGGAGCGCGAGAAGAAGGCCATAGAGCGCGACAAGGACAACAGAATTCCGGTCGATGAGGACCGCCTGAAGCAGGTGGGCAAGTCCATCGGGGAACTCACCAAGAAGGCGGCCGAGCTTCAGGCGGCTTGGGAGAAGGAGCGCCAGGCGGCGGACAAGGTGCTGGAGATTCGCGAGCAGATCGCCCAGGCTGCCGATGCGGACAAGGCCAAGCTGGAAAAGGAATTGGACAAGGCGGACAAGGCCCTGAAGGATCTTCAGGGCGATGCCCCCATGATCCAGATCGAGGTCAATCCGGATCTGGTGGCCCAGGTGGTGGCGGACTGGACCGGCATTCCCGTGGGCAAGGTGGCCCGCGACCAGGCCGCGACGATCGCCAACCTTGAGGACCGCCTGAAAAAACGCATCAAGGGCCAGGACATGGCGCTCGAGGTGGTGGCCCAGGTCATCAAGGCGGCCAAGTCCGGCATCAAGAACCCCGACCAGCCCATGGGCGTGTTCTTGCTGGTGGGGCCCTCGGGTGTTGGCAAAACCGAAACCGGGCTCACCCTGGCCGACATCCTCTTCGGGGACGAGCGCAACGTGGTGAGCGTCAACATGAGCGAATTCCAGGAAAAACACACGGTTTCGCGCCTGATCGGCTCGCCTCCGGGATATGTTGGTTACGGTGAGGGCGGCATGCTCACCGAGGCCGTGCGCCAGCATCCGTATTCCGTGGTGCTCTTGGACGAAGTGGAAAAGGCCCACCCGGATGTTTTGAATCTCTTCTACCAGGTGTTCGACAAGGGCATGCTTTCCGATGGCGAGGGTAAGGAGATCAACTTCAAGAACACCCTCATCATCCTTACCTCCAACCTGGCCACGGACGTGATCCAGGAGATGACCAAGGAAGGGGCGCAGATTCCGTACGACACGCTGCTCGCCGCCGTGAGGCCCCTGCTTTCCCAGTACTTCAAGCCGGCCCTGCTGGCGCGCATGTCCGTGGCGCCATACGAGGCCCTTTCTCCCGACGCCATGAAGAACATTGTGGTGTTGAAGCTCGACAAGCTTGCGAAAATGCTTCTGGACAACAACAAAATGAAGATGACCTACACCCCCAAGGTGGTGGACGCCATAGCCGCCCGGTGCACCGAAGTGGAAACCGGGGCGCGCAACATCGAATATATTTTAAACGGAAATATTCTGCCACGAATGTCCCAGGAAATACTGGGGCATATGACCACCGGAGGCCTGCCTGGCAGTGTAGCGTTGGATGTGGCGGAGGACGGTTCTTTCAAGATCGATTTCGCTTAG